The nucleotide sequence GGCTGAGGGAGTATCTCTGTAAATATTCCGAGAAAACTGATCCAGAATAATGATTTCAGCCAATTGATCTTGGGCCTTGCTGCGCCAGCTAAAGAGTTCTGATTTGACTGCCTGGGCATGAATCTCTCCAAATCGCGACAGGATCAACTGATCAAACTCAGGGTCTTTTACCCACCATTTTTTCGTTTCAATTTCTTCGAACCAAAATTTTAAGATTGCCTTTGCCTGCATGTGCGTCTCCTCTCAAGTTAAAAGGCTCTGAAGAGAATCTTCAGAGCCTGAATGCGTTAAATTAGAAAATTAATTGGGGTCACAGGCCATGCGTGCCCCCGTTTTTTCTTGATATTGTTTCCAATTCATGAATTCTTTTTCTTGGTCAATTTCCTTCATCGTAATGCACTCAGGAACAGGACAGACCAAAGAACAAAGATTACAACCCACACAATGTTCCTGATCCACAAAGGGAACTCGTTTTCCATTGTCATGCAAGTGAATACACTGGTGTGCGCCATCCCAACAGGCGATATAACACAGTTGGCACTCAATACATTTTTCAGGATTGATATCGGCAACCACTTTAAAATTGAGATTGAGATCGCCCCATTCTACAAAATTTCGGCTGGCCAATCCGACCATTTCATCAATGGTTTTAAACCCCTTTTCATCCATATAATTGCTCAGTCCTTCAATCATATCTTCGACAATCCGGAAGCCATGATGCATGACTGCAGTACAGACCTGAACATTGGTCGCGCCCATTAAAATAAATTCAACCGCATCCCGCCAGTTCGATACACCCCCAATCCCTGAAATCGGAATATTAAACTGAGGTTGACGGGCCAGGTCTCCCACCATGCGCAGTGCAATGGGTTTGACTGCCGGGCCACAATAGCCGCCATTTGATGATTTACCACCCACATAGGGCAAGGGAACCATGCGATCAATATCCACGCCAATCACACTCTTGATGGTGTTGATCAGCGAGACAGCATGGGCGCCTCCGCGCATTGCAGCAAGGCCAGGGGGAACGATTTCCGAGACATTTGGAGTTAACTTAATGATTACGGGAACCGTAGAATATTCAACAGCCCAGGAGGTAATCTCTTCCAAAACTTTGGGCTCTTGTCCGACAGCTGAACCCATGCCCCGCTCACACATGCCATGGGGACAGCCAAAATTCAATTCCAAACCATCTGCGCCAGCGTCAATCGAGCGCTTAATAATATCTTTCCATTCTTCTTTGGTTTCAACCATTAAAGAGGCGATGACTGCATGGTCTGGAAATCTTTTCTTGACCTCATACATTTCTTTAAAATTGATTTCCAGCGGGCGATCGGTAATCAATTCAATATTGTTTAAACCCGCCAGTTTGGTTCCCGCATAATCCATGCCGCCGTAACGAGAGGAAACATTGACAATCGGTTCCCCCAGGGTTTTCCAGACTGCACCTCCCCAGCCCGCTTCAAAGGCCCTCATGATTTGATCCCCTGAATTGGTAGGGGGAGCAGAAGCCAACCAAAAAGGATTGGGTGATTTTATACCTGCAAGATTGCTTGAGAGATTGGCCATGTTTAGTTTCCTTCCTTCAAATAGGCATCGATTCCAAATGCTGCACGTTTGCCTTCAGCAGCAGCATTGACGACTTCTTTTCCGCCGTTGACACAATCGCCACCAGCAAAATAATGGGGGTTTGAGGTTTGGCCTTGGGCATTGACGACCACTCTGCCGCGGTTCAATTCCAAGCTTTTGATTTGGCTGAACAGCGATGTCAGTTTTTCCTGTCCTGTGGCCATTGCCACCAAATCGGCCTTCAACTCAAATTCTGAGCCTGCGATGGGGGTGGGTTTGCGGCGACCTGATTCATCGGGTTCACTGAGTTCCATTTCGATACAGCGAATGCCCTCTACGCTTTCCTGGCCTAAAATGGCGACGGGCAGAGTTTGAAAGCGAAATTTTACGCCTTCTTGGCGTGCACAAGCGAGCTCATGGGCATAACCACTCATTTCCGCTTCACTGCGACGGTAGACCATGGTGACTTCAGCGACACCCAATTTCTTCAATTGGCGCACCACGTCCAAGGCAGTATTTCCACCTCCCACGACAATCGCCTTTTGATACTCAGAGACTGGGAAATTCCCCAATTTAAGCGTTTCAATCACCTGAAGTGCTCCAAAAACACCAACCAAATCCTCGCCGGGGAGATCCATGCAAGAATCAGGGCCCAAGCCTGCCCCTAAAAAGATGGCATCGTATGCTTTCTCAAGATCCTCAAATTGAATATCCTTTCCGACACAAACACCGGTCTGGATTTCAACACCAATTTCTTTGATATAGGCCACTTCACGCAGACTGGTTTCTGCCCGCAATTTATAGGCAGCTACCCCCGTGGTGTTCAAACCTCCAGGCAAGGCATGACGTTCGAGAATGACTGGATGATGCCCCATTTGTGCCAATTGAGCAGCACAGGCCAAACTTGCTGGGCCT is from bacterium (Candidatus Blackallbacteria) CG13_big_fil_rev_8_21_14_2_50_49_14 and encodes:
- a CDS encoding NAD-dependent dihydropyrimidine dehydrogenase subunit PreA; the encoded protein is MANLSSNLAGIKSPNPFWLASAPPTNSGDQIMRAFEAGWGGAVWKTLGEPIVNVSSRYGGMDYAGTKLAGLNNIELITDRPLEINFKEMYEVKKRFPDHAVIASLMVETKEEWKDIIKRSIDAGADGLELNFGCPHGMCERGMGSAVGQEPKVLEEITSWAVEYSTVPVIIKLTPNVSEIVPPGLAAMRGGAHAVSLINTIKSVIGVDIDRMVPLPYVGGKSSNGGYCGPAVKPIALRMVGDLARQPQFNIPISGIGGVSNWRDAVEFILMGATNVQVCTAVMHHGFRIVEDMIEGLSNYMDEKGFKTIDEMVGLASRNFVEWGDLNLNFKVVADINPEKCIECQLCYIACWDGAHQCIHLHDNGKRVPFVDQEHCVGCNLCSLVCPVPECITMKEIDQEKEFMNWKQYQEKTGARMACDPN